TGGACAAACATCTCTCACCTCAGACGCCAAAACGATCAGTGGAGGAAAATAACAGCATGATGAATCTTTAGACTTCTGCAAGACAAGTGCCTTTAATACTTCAGATAATGTTCAATACCTCTGCAGGTTACAACGTACACTCGTTATGGAGTATTTCAATTCTTGTTGTTGAGGTACTTCTACTGACATAAAGGATCTGTACTTCACCACTGTTTCAGTGTATAAGGTTTGTGCTTTCTAATTGAAATGTTGTGGCTCCAGCTCATATCCTGGTGCGATTCAGCAGCCAGGGCAGCTTTTAGTACAggtgtattttgtgtttctcctaAACGAACAGCAAACAGCCGCACCGGGCTAATAAATGCAGCACAGTATGAGAGGTTACATAAGAGCACACTGAGCCAAAGAGCAGTGACAGTGTTGGTGGTCTGAGCTGTTTGATCCACACATGAGGAATGTTTCCACCCAGTTCTGCTTAACATGAACAAGATTAGATCAGATAAGCCAATGTCATGATCTCATGTTGAAGCATCAGATGGAAATAtgtgttaaaagaaaacagcacaaactgaaaGATCACAAATTGAGACCAGCGTCTCTGCTGATGACAGATTTACAGAGCAGAAAGAGGGAACTGACATGAAAATGGGAATCCTGAACACCTAACACCAtctaaagcagcagcagattgaataatctaatctaatctaatgttCACTGTGTCAGATTAGGAAATTACAGAGTCAGAAATTTGTGTCACAACTCGGCAGATTCATTCTCCAGAGACAAGCCTGATTGTTATGAAAAGGAAGTGATGTTGTTGCCACAGCTTCtcggtttgtgttttgttgttgttttctggggttgaaacacagatgacctgcACTCGGgactgtccctgaacacagcTCACGCTCAGCCCACAGACAAAGACGAGTGATTTTCTTCATCAGATTTCAGGCATCAGGTCTGCAGCTGGTTCTCTTTCGTAGATTGTAGAGATCACGACATCTTTCTTACAGAACAgtgataataatattttatttttatttagtttagtattttcTATTAGATGTAGTTTCATCTGATCCGGTAACACGGCCTTTTCGAATAATCACTGCTCTTTGCCACCTGACCTTCCCCCCTCCACCCACGTACACCTTGATTTGCGCTCAGCTCGGCATAAACTAGCATCCGATTGTGTCTTACCGGTAACCGTTTTTACCGTTCTTTAGTCTACCTGGTGCTTCTGTCTCATTCCTAACCCCAACTTAGAGAATCCCTGAGACGTGGCACTTGTTGGTTTTGACTTGAAATCATTTCTACACAGCTCACAAACTTTCTTTCTCCTAAAATTCTTTTCATGTTGCGTGTCTCAGCCTGCCACACTTCATCATCTCTGCTCCAATTTCATGTCCGTAGGCCGAGCGTTATACCTGACCAAAGCACCTGACCCTTCAGGTCTGCAGTGAGTGTGGAAAGGCCAGCGATGGCCCACAGTCACTGCTGACTTCGGCTCAGACCAGCTGTCACTGAGCATCAGACAGCAGAAGCTTCAAACTGGAAATAActcttctttgtctttgaaCGTTGATGATGTCACCAAAATCATTGAATGAGAGCAGTGTTACCGgtttttagcttttaaattaaatatcgTTTCATTGGGTTGTGATTTAGTCAAATCTATAAAAACCATTCACCACAGATTTAGATTCAGTGTGGTTAtagaaattatatattattattattattattattattattattaatacaacTCTTTGTTACTTGTGATCATAACCCACATTTGTGACTTTCTTGATAAAAAGAttatttgaattgaaaatttGAAGTGTAGTAAAAGCTTCTAGGGGTCAGGGTTTGATTAGTCTCACATTCAGAGCGCCATAATAAACCTTGTATGTAGCACGTTAATACCCTAAATGTTTTAGGATTATTAGTACAAagctaattataataataacgATTTTACTATGTAACATTGAGCGGCTGTGGGGCACTAATCAGCCTCCGTAGCCCCCAGCTCTGGTCGTagttatctttattttttaacctacaccttttgttctgtgttcagGTCTTGTAATTATTCTTTTTGTGTAGCTGCCTCATCTCCCAGTGGTCTTAGGGTATTTTTGGCACTAACAGCCCCCCGTACATAAAGTTGACTCACTGTGTGCTGCTCGAGCGCCACCTTCCTGCCTCAGTAGACTCCACAGTCAGTGGGCAGAGACACGATGGAGGCCCTCCTCTTTGTTAAGAAGTCCTCCCCTTCCCTTCGCCTCTGACCTGCTCAGGCTCTCAGGCAGCATGCAGCAAACGTTCCCATCAGATCGacctgtagcagcagcagcagtgcagcctCAGCTTGTCCCACCTCGTCCCACCGCTGCCTGCCCTGCCATCAGTCTAACACTCACCTCGAAGCGCAGGAcacctggagctgcagctggactTTAAGGAGTTTTTAAACTGAGGAACATAAATTACAAACTGAAGACGAGCTCCTGGATCTTTTGCCTCTTGGgttcttttttcatttccccCAAGGTGTGATCACCTGGATTCCAAGCTGTCAGACTGGAAAGTTTGAGGAAGGACCTAAgtgaattaatttgtctttttccgTGTGGGACAGACACTGCTGTGGGAAAGTAAGTTTCCCATtaactcttcttcttcctcttcttcttcttcctcctcccttttgttttggtttctttaaTTCCAGCTTTGTTGTGGCTTAATTTGGAATTTGCTCTGAACATGCTGGACTGGTTTCTACAGCCGTCTCGTCTGTGAAGTGAAGCAGAGTTAATCATTTCAACAACTGGGGCGCAGAGAAAACCTCTCCCAGTTGGCAGGTTGTGGAGTGTGGAGAGACGCTTCAAGTTAAAGTCGCGTTTTCAGCTCaggtttaatgtgtttgtttctttctgtacAGAAACGTGTCTCCAAGATGTTCTGCTCCAGGAGAGCCCTGCAGCAGTGGTGCTTTGCCCTTTTCCTACTTTGCTCTCCGGTGCCACACTATGGACGACCGATCGATGCCCTGAGCAACAGAATgtaagtttttcttttgcatttttcaggtttttaacTTTCCTCAAAAGACACGAAGCTGAAACATGTAGTGTAATCAAACTTCCACATGACTCTTCGCATGTGTCTCTGCTTCTATTTCCACTGTGCGCCGTGTTCAGTTAGTGGTAAATGTTTAGTTAGCCCTCGCCCACCTGTGTGTTTGCCTAAAGCAGAACCCGTCTCCGTGCGATAAACTCCCAGCAGCTCCGTCTGAACCCCCCTGACCTCCCCGCTGCTGCTTCCCATCCTCACTCTGACGGCTCTTTCTGCTCTTGCTCCACTTTATGTCAGTTCACGAGTTTCACACCAGCGTCCTCATCGTTTTCTCTGCCTGCTGGTATCCATCTCTGAACAAAGACTTTAAGTCTTTGCAAAGGAGGGAAATGAATAATGCTGATGTTTGGCTCGGCCGTGGACCAAACCAaacctgctgctcctgctgaggTGTTTGATGCCAAGCAGAATAAATGTTCTTTCAAGTTGTTAAGCCAGAATGCTAAACACACTGTGAGAGCTTTCCCCCTGTGGAAAGATAATATCGCTGAGACGGCTTTTGGATGTAATCAGATTTTAATGAAGCGGTGGGAGGATGCTCTGAAACAAACTGTCTGTTACTGAGCTTTTCTCCTCTACACttctggcctctctgactgaATCGAACTCGCCGTCTCGGGGGACAGATCACATCTGAAATGCATTTCAGTGGCGGCAGTTGCTGAAGGAAGAGTGTGGAGTGTTGAAAGTGATTCAAACCGTGTGTTGTCCGGGTTTACGTGGACGTAAACGGGCTCCAGCGGCACAAGAGACTCTcgtctcagtgtgtgtggggCCTTTTGTGCTCACATCCAGGGAAATAGAGCTACACCCGTTGTGTGATATGCACTTAATAGGATTTCAGGACGGGGTTAACGCCGCCTGAGGGGAAAGGAAAACATGGGCGCGATGAAACCCGTGAAGTGAAAATCCCAGCGTGCTGGATGAGGGAGCTCTCTGATCCTGGTCTTTATTCTTTTGGAACTTTAAGTGGGTTTTAGCAGAGAATAACTATTTAAAGATGTTGAAGAGAGTCTTTGTGGTTCCCCGTCCACATGTGCTGGACATCAACTGATAGAAGATGAATctaagaaaatacatttaaactgaattttgaGTTCCAGAAAGTTGATGTTTGATCTCATGAATGAAcggttttatttattctgtgatAGCAGATTAATTTCTGTCGGTGTTTGAAGCGTTTGATCACATTTCACCGTTCTCGGATGTTTTGATGGTTAAAACTGATTCATCAGAAACTTTATTGACCCAGCTCTGAAGAATAAACTCGTTGTTCTGACCACGCAGGTACAGAACCCCACATTCAAACCTAACGtctgatttctttctctcaaACGTTTGTTCTGAAAATGTTTCAgggaaaaaaatcttaaaaactCCATTTTCCTGTTATTGGCCGAGTTCGAACCAGCAGAACCTGAACCACAGCGACCAGATCATGTGGTGACCATTAGAACAGACGTCCCGTCCCAGTTTAACCAGTTTTAGTTTAGGAGTGGACGTGTGAGACTCCAACAAACAATGACACTGCCGGTTCTTCTTTGGTTCTTCTCAGCCTCAGGTGGGACGGGGGTGTTGGAGCGCTCAGGATGTTCCAGATCTAAACGTTATTACAGGTAAAAACAGAACCAGATCCCCTTTCAAAGACAGCGGTTCTCTCTGCTCAGGCCCGGGTTCTGCAGGAAATATCTGTATGCGTATAAACAGAAGCTGCTCTCGGGGGCTCTCTCCGTGTTCAGGAGGCCCGTTGGGTTCaggatattattattactcagCAGAAAAAGACGCGTTCGCTTTGGGGGGGCTGAATAAAGTTGAGCAGCATCTCAGATAAGGCTGGAGGAAGCTCGGCCAGCTGAACCCCCGGCACTGAGCTCTAATCAGCcgcctctgtttgtgtgctcaGACACCTGGCCAGTGTTTGGTGCTCGGTGGTTCCCAGGCTTCGGGCCGGGCCCTGGGCCCTGGCTCTGTGTTTTCCTAAGACTTAGGACTCTGAGTAACGCAACACCGCAGCAAAGCAAAGGCTGAATCTTTCTGCTGCTCCGACTGAATGTGGAAAGACAACAGGTCCGAATCCGACGTGACGGAGAGCTCCTCTCCTTCTGCTGAGTCATCCCTAGGTTCTGCTGAGTCATCTCTATGTTCCCACACTGCACCAAGCCTAAAAGCGGGGACTGATTCTGGTCCTCATAGGTTCATGTAGGATTTGTTCAGTGCAGTTGAACTGAGTCATCGCTGTGTGAACGctgtcacctggaggagactCGATGTAGTGCTGCTCCACCTGGACTGAGCTCACCTGTTGATCCGGTTTCACAGCAGGACGTCTGAGCCTGCGGGGACCAGGTCTCACCGGGCTCCATAGCTCAGGGGTTAGAGCACTGGTCTTGTAAACCAGGGGTCGCGAGTTCAAATCTCGCTGGGGCCTGATTCCAGTTTGTTGTCGGTGCAGACGGCGCCACCGTGTGGCCGCTGcagacatttattatttgtactgATTATATAATTGAATTTTCATCCATCCAAACGATCCGCGGACACTTGTTCTTCTGCACAGCTGCCTGTTGccctcaggtcctgaatcagTGTCTCAGTCATGAAAAGTCAGGAGGACCGATGATGATCTGTATCAGGTTTGACTGAGGAGGGTCCGTGTGAGTCCACAACACGCAGGAGGCCACACTGGATCCTGGACTTGGTGTTTTGTTGCtgatgctgctctctgctggtgaAGCACTGAACAGTCTGAGATCTTTGGTTTTCTAGTGAGAACACGTCCGGACACAGTCTCAAATCTCAATTGTTCCTGTTTTGCAGAAAACGCTCCGTGACTCACGCTCAGCTGATGCACGACAAAGGCCGCACGCTGCAGGACTTCAAGCGTCGCATGTGGCTGCAGGAGCTTTTGGACGAGGTCCACACGGCGGAGATCCGCGACCTGCCCGTCCGGACCACCAGCGGGGGCGGAGGCAGCAGCGGCGCCGGGGTCGGCGTCGGACTGCCCGGGGTCAGCCTGGGCATCAACCTGAGCACCACCGGCAGCACCCTGCACTCTAAACCTCCCGGAGGAACCAAGAACCTCCCCATCAGCTTCAGGCTGGACGAGGAGGAGGGAACCAACCTCCCGCAGGAGACCAACAAGTCCCAGACGTACAAAGACAGCGTCCTGAAGGGGCCcggcaagaagaagaagaaaggcagGTCCGgcaagaggagggagggggacaagaggaagaggagggcgCGCTCGGTGGGCTGGAGGCTGCAGGACGAGCCCGGGAGTGGACTCCACCTGGAGTGGAGGTCTCTGCTGGGCCTGCTTTAAAACGCTGTCAGTCTCTGACTAAGGTGAGTCCGCGGGCCCCTGAAGGGCCGCGCGAGGTCCCCAGCCCGGTCCGAACAGCTGACATCTGtcagaacagaacagacaggGGGTCCGGTGACCCGGGGGTCCACAGAACAGGTTCTGATCCAGGTTCTGATCTGCTAAAGGTCATTTAGATTTTCACAAAGACCTGCAGGTGAGAGCCCGAGTCAGGGAGGGAAGGAAGTAGGGAAGGAAGTAGGGAAGGAGTCAGAagaactgctgcagcttcatggGGTAGTAGGAATAGTACCTTTATAGTACCTTTATAGTACTTTTATAGTACCTTTATAGTACTTTTATAGTACCTTTATAGTACCTTTATAGTACTTTTATAGTACCTTTATAGTACCTTTATAGTACTTTTATAGTACCTTTATAGTACCTTTATAGTACCTTTATAGTACCTTTATAGTACTTTTATAGTACCTTTATAGTACCTTTATAGTACCTTTGGAGTATCTTCTTTATAGTACCTTTATAGTACCTTTATAGTACCTTTGGAGTATCTTCTTTATAGTACCTTTATAGTACTTTTATAGTACCTTTATAGTACTTTTATAGTACTTTTATAGTAACTTTATAGTACTATTAAATTCATCAAATGAGTAAAACCTAAGGAGCAGCCCAACAGCCGTGGTGAATCAGTGTCAGGTTTATTAGACTGCAGGTAACACTTCACAAACTTCCTGGCTGTTTTTAGGACACAAGGTTTCATCTCGAGTGTTTTACAATAAGTCTGAACCTTTTAAGAAGTATCGTAATGTGTAATGAGGTTTTTCCCGTATCGGTTACACTTGTAATTAGTACGTGTTGACACTGCAGGTGAAGTTTCTGTCCTTTAACacattgtgtctctgtgtttgtgctgcagaaacCTCCGGACGCTTGGACTGGACTCCTAAATGCTCCTGTTACCGTCGTCTGTAACAGCGactgtttggaaagaaaatggaaaatatttattgtctgtAAATATTCTAAATATAGCAGAATCGATAGCAGAATATGATTCGAAACTTATTGATGCTCTGTGGGGCAACAGATTTTAACCCTTGTGAATccttgcttctttcttttttattccagtTATGTCAGATTTTTTgcagtaatttattttgtctgaatggtgtatttattttgtaaatgtatcgAGGTGCTGCTGACCTTCTATATTTTTGTACCATAATGCACTttagatatataaatataaatatatataccaTTAATTTTGTTCATGGACTTGTTTTTGTggttaaatgaaatgaagaaagacaACGTCGCcattctgtgttatttttctcGACTCTGTTCAGactcttctgtttctttgctgccGATTAGTTTCTCTGATCcaagtttttaagtttttgtcGTCTCATCTTTTGTGCTGGACCCTCCTGCTGCCTTCACGGTCTCTGTTTCCTCCACGTCCTGCTTCCCAGTGCTACAGTTCATATGTGTACATAAACCAAACACGGCTCTGTATCGTTGTTTTTGGCACTTGCACTGAGGTAACCACCCTGTACTGAACAGATTAAACATTTGAGAGTAACTTCTCTTGGCCtcctgtgtttttcatgttacTTGATCCTGTTGTTGGTGATAAGAACACATCAGGTTCAGTAGtaattttcatttcacacaacaAACCTACTGTGTAGTGATAGAAAACACTTCAGATCCTTTACTGAAAGCTGCAGCTACTGAGTTGCTCTCCTCCAAAGCATCAACATTAACTAAAAGACAGGCTTGTGGTGTCCCCCAGGGTTCTGTTCTGGATCCGCTTTAGCTCATTCATTTACATCTAATTTAATTCTTAACATTTTTTCTACTGTGAATTGGATTGGAGATGCATTCTTACATATTCATTTTCCATAGTTGGACATCAACATTTTTCTACTTAAAGGTGCAGTTAAGGAAACTAATTTGATCATTTAAGATTACAGAAGTCAAATGTCATTTCTTTATAACCGTTAacagtttaaaagtttaaagATTTTCTTACTGATCTGTTTcaaatcacactgaaaaaataatttgacttcACCTTCtgggaaaatatattttattctttctgtttGACCCAAGGtggaggtaaaaacaaaaactgcactaAACCACAGACAAAAAGGGGAGTTGAGAGTTGTTAGTGTCTTAGAGCAGCAATTCCAGCGTTCTGCAGAGAACATGCTGGCAATCCACAAAAATGCAGCCGTCATATTAAAGTAACATTTTCTTAAGGGAACTCAGGGGGCCACATTTTTGTTTGGAACCAGATTTGTCATTAGGAGACTCTGAACAACTCAGAAACTATTTTCTGGTTCAGATGAGAAAGAAGCTTTCTGGCCTAATTTGCAGTTGGGCTCTGAATCAAAGGAAAAGCAGCAACTTGTTCCAGAACTGAAATAGAGGAGCATGAATAATCACTGACAATCCAGCCCAAAACAAAACTTCACCCACATGTAAAACTGATCCTGGCCTTTCGGAGGACTCCATTCATGTTGTGTCAGAGATAAGTTTCGCTGCCGTAGATTCTGTTTCTGGATCAGAGTTGGTTGGATGACGTTTATCTGGAAGGAGCAAAGATGAGCCAATTACGCTGTCCGATCCTTTTATTGTTATGGCTAAATCTGAGCTGCTGTGGTGAATGGAGCTCCCAACagctggactggaggatccagATGTGCACAAACAGACTGGCTCTTATAATCCGGCCGGTCCTGAGAGTTtggaggctgcagagagaaacgAGCCAAAAGTTATTGATAGTCCCCGTGGGTCTGTGCAGCAGGGAAATCCACCGGGCGTCAGCGTGGGAAACATCCCCCCAGTTTAGGTCAGATCCAGGATTCAGaacttcttctctctgttttcgATCTACAATGAGTTTGTGGCTCCATCACACAGTGGGTCCCTTTTACTGCAAACCAGCGGTGGAAGACGTGCAGCTGCATTATCAGAAGTATCGTACTAATACTGATGCGTTCACTGGTCCAACCCTGCTGCTACAAAACCTTCACTGACGCACAACTTGTCTCCCTTCTGTAAGGGGACGGGGCCTGGACCTGGACTCATGTCTTCTGGATATGTTGCTtctcagaaaacatttgaattaaaaacCAGTTAATCCTGTCGTCTCCCCCAGTTGTACTTTCCTCTGACTGTCACTGCAACATCATTATTTCTGTCAGCactgttctgctctgctgccaCCCCTGACTCTTCCAGCCCTCTTTTATCCTTCTgtagattttctttattcttattaACAGATGGgattttgcatttgtgttggtCGTGGttcagagagcagctgtaacaagcCAAAGCTGTTTCCTgctgggattaataaagttctttgaatcttgaattatCTTTCAGTCAACTGACTCTTTTCTAAAATCAAGTGCTGAATGTCCCAAACTCACCTCCTGCAGAAACAGCTTTGACCCGAGTTCTGATCTGACGCCAGTCGTCCCGTCACCTTAGAAATCCCGTTTTCTCCCACAGGCTggtgctgtgtctgtttttggCTTTGCTGTATTGTTTTGGATCATTTTGCGTCCtttaactgagctctgtgatCATATGAACAGTCACTGTAAACACAGGGACACAAGTGAAGCTGGAACTTCAACTgctattttatatataaagcTGTTAATAAAAGCCAAAATAAGTCCAATGAAATACTCAAGTGAAGTATAAGGAAGTCAGAATTGTACTTAAATATGTGAGTTGAATATCACATTCTGTCTGTGGGGGGCAGCATTAAGCCTCAGACGTCTACAACCTGCTGGAAATacattagaagaagaagaagcagcagcagaatgtgCTAGGATTTGAGTAGTAGAAGAAGACGCTATCCGCCCATGTGGGGTTCAACATGTCTCCTCCAGGAGGGAAGATAAACAGACCGAAAACGGTAGGAAACGCTGATTTATGTACGTAACTGGTCAAATCAAGTTTAGGAAGAGAAGATGGTGAAACCTCATGTTGTGTTTCGTTATTTTACCAACGTATAAAACGTGTTGTTAGCATGTAGCATGGACAGCTAGCTAAAGCCCCAGTCCTCCTGAAATTAACTGTTGTTGAATTAAACGACAATATTTTAAAGCCCCGGACGATCATTTTAAGCCGCTTACAGTTATTCTGAAAATTTCCCCATGATCCATAAAGAATCTTCTAACCATCCGGATGATGAAATGTTCGTCTCATAGAaccataaaacacattttcactccTTTACCAAGCAGCCACTTTGTTTCCCTACCGAAACAAAGATGGTGGAAAACCATCTGCAGAGTCCCAACATCTGGAAACGGGTGGAATATGATTTAATTGTGAAGTGGAGGGAAAGTGTTTTATTCCAGAGGGTTAGAGGGTAAAACAAATGTAGATGTTTAGAAACGTGATGTGGTTTCTAAAAGTTCATTAGTTGATTAACTGTTAGAAAACCTGACGGTTCGCTCTGTGACCTGAACGTTTGCCGATAGACGAGGAACAAACACTGTAACTGTAGTGTTTagtaattaagtacatttacagcCAAGTACTGCACTTAAGTACCATTTGAGGTACTTTAGTTACTTTACAGAAGTTCAAACTGAATCTAATGAGCTAATAAAGTTTCCAGAGGTGCTGTTTGATCAAACCACTTTTCTAAATTTAAGGGGTTTATAAAATGGTCTGTGTCACACTGGAGCAGCAGCGCTAGATGTTGCtaacagtcttttttttatttgtgcttatcttgttgttttcttgcaGGAGTTGGGCAAGAAGCTTTTCAAGAGGCGCCGAGTTCTGGGCcgagagaagaggaagaaacgtCAGATAGTCGGAGCCGTCGTGGATCATGGTCTCATCACTGTCCATCACCTTAAGAAGAGAAAGTCAGTCATCATtcaactagaaaaagaaaatatgaacacatcactcctgtcttagcttccttacactggctgccagtatgttttaggattgattttaagattttattaacaacttttaaagccctgcatggtctttcccccagctatatatcccagctgttaaagcctcatgagcctgcacgtagcctgagatcctctggtacaaatcttctgtatgtccctgatgttagaatgacaactaaatggtaaatgttctgcacttaaatagcgcttttctacctagctggtactcaaagcgctttacactgcgtctcattcacccattgacacaccgatggcagagctgctatgcagctgacctgactcaccggggttcagtatcttgcccgagtgacgtggcagccgggaatcgaaccaccaatcctgtgattggcagacaactgctctacctattgagccacagccaccccaactAAATGTCAGAGCTTTTTCAGTTAGAGCTCCCAAACCGTGGAACAACTTAgctgaggaaataagatcagctgactcggtaacatcttttaaatgtcTCCTTAAAACACACTCTACCGACGAACCttttctgatctttttttaaCGGAGACAACTCCTCATTTAGGAcaaatgtcttttcttctgAAACTGGTTTTGTTAAGgactgatgttgtagttgttgtaagttTTCGCCGTCtaccttgagcctggttctgctggaggtttcctctCCGCTGTTTGactagtgcttgctcaagttggtcttgttgggctacctgtgtttttgtctcctaTGCTctagaaataaatgtattattataaacacagtAACAATTCTACTGTCACAAACAGAACGAGtcaaacatttgattttgtCTTCAGATCACATCTTTTTTGAGCTGCCAGCTCAGACTGAACAGGCTCTAagaccatcatcatcatcagcctgACTCTGAGGTTCTTTCTCCTGCAGGTCGAGTCCGAGGGCGAACATCACTCTGTCTGGAAAGAAGAAACGAAAGCTgctcaaacagctgcagcacatgcagcagGAGAAGGCCAGTATGGAAGGTAACAGATGACTAGAATAAAGCTCAGTTAAAATATTGATCGCGATCTGTCGCGTTTTTCTAATTTCTACATTTTGTGTTGTATAGTTTTCTTTGACTGTTAGAGATCCAGTGGCATGATTGAATCTCTGCAACTCTGTTGTCATCTCTCTCCTCAGTTGAGGCGGTTGCTCCACCACCAAAGAAACAGACTGTATCATCAGCTCCaaccaagaagaagaagaaatcagcTGGATCCCAGGAGGACGTAGAGATGGCAGATGTGAAATAAAGACTCTGATGTGTAGGGCAGCGTTTTGTCTTTTAGTTGAAAGGACTCAGTTAATCAAGGATGGAGCTCTGAAATATCACGGAGCATTTCTATGAGCGACAGGTGAAAGTCAAGttgttttttatagtttgtGCTCAAAGGAAAATATCAGTTTGAGTCAGACAGGttgtaaaataactaaaattaaaaagatactggacggagaagaagaaaatgtgaaggTCGGTTTATggcaaaaagaaacatttaaaaaaatacttaattcaaacatgaaagaaagagaagaagatttaatttgaaattcacaacataactttaaaacatttgtcttagtgaatataaacattttggaagaagttttatttttaagctttatttctttcaaattattattattttcttaatataataaaataatttgtcaaaatCTGTATTTTCTAAGACTAAGCCGAGATCTAAAGTTAGCAACTGTGACACTTATAATCTCATAATTTTGATGAACCAAAAGGTATTTTTAGTTTTGCCATTCcccacattttttattttctagcaGATGCAGGCTTGTGCATCAAAGAAGTTGTTTAGAACAAGACTATTTGTACCACATTTCTccactatattttattaaagtgttttataaaCGTTAActtcttgctgtttgttttgtttggaacAAGTGGCCATTACTTTGAATAGAAAAGTCTTTAATAAAgtctttataaaaaataaacagtgtcaTTTAGAGTACATTTCTAGCTGTTAATGCATATATGGTTTAATTTATAGGTTACATCTTCAAATTCTTTTTGGTATTGTACTTCCataataattgttttatttgaccACTAAAACTTTGACTcagtaaatgtcttttttaacggtgtgtgtgtgtgtgtgtgtactaaacATATTATTATGTCAAGCCCTTATAGAAACATATGTAATCATTTTACCC
The window above is part of the Anabas testudineus chromosome 23, fAnaTes1.2, whole genome shotgun sequence genome. Proteins encoded here:
- the pthlha gene encoding parathyroid hormone-like hormone a, giving the protein MFCSRRALQQWCFALFLLCSPVPHYGRPIDALSNRIKRSVTHAQLMHDKGRTLQDFKRRMWLQELLDEVHTAEIRDLPVRTTSGGGGSSGAGVGVGLPGVSLGINLSTTGSTLHSKPPGGTKNLPISFRLDEEEGTNLPQETNKSQTYKDSVLKGPGKKKKKGRSGKRREGDKRKRRARSVGWRLQDEPGSGLHLEWRSLLGLL
- the c23h11orf98 gene encoding uncharacterized protein C11orf98 homolog translates to MSPPGGKINRPKTELGKKLFKRRRVLGREKRKKRQIVGAVVDHGLITVHHLKKRKSSPRANITLSGKKKRKLLKQLQHMQQEKASMEVEAVAPPPKKQTVSSAPTKKKKKSAGSQEDVEMADVK